A DNA window from Calliphora vicina chromosome 1, idCalVici1.1, whole genome shotgun sequence contains the following coding sequences:
- the LOC135949448 gene encoding uncharacterized protein LOC135949448 yields MVDPDKVKAITDYPIPKTVRQLRQFLGLAGWYRRFVADYASVTFPLTELLSKKKSFAWNPEAQKAFETLKQSLTTAPFLAHPDYSKPFIVQCDASKYGVGDLLAQQDICGDERPIAFMSHKLNRAQRNYSVTELECLAVVLAIKKFRSYIEGQQFTVVTDHASHKWLMSQKDLSGRYGLKLANKCCFDYYVPKSVLREVGTMASYNQSAEDWLFVFDNT; encoded by the exons ATGGTTGACCCCGACAAGGTCAAGGCAATAACTGACTATCCCATCCCAAAAACAGTAAGACAATTGCGACAATTCTTAGGTCTAGCTGGGTGGTATAGGCGCTTTGTTGCGGACTATGCCTCAGTCACATTTCCCTTGACGGAGCTCTTATCGAAGAAAAAATCCTTTGCTTGGAATCCCGAGGCCCAAAAAGCATTTGAGACTTTGAAGCAAAGCTTGACCACAGCTCCCTTCCTTGCCCATCCTGACTACAGCAAACCATTTATCGTGCAATGCGACGCCAGTAAGTACGGAGTAGGGGATCTATTGGCTCAACAGGACATATGTGGGGATGAACGTCCAATAGCGTTCATGTCTCACAAATTGAACCGAGCCCAGAGAAACTACTCCGTTACTGAACTGGAGTGCCTGGCTGTGGTGCTTGCTATAAAGAAATTCCGTTCTTATATTGAAGGACAGCAATTTACGGTGGTAACGGACCATGCCAGCCATAAATGGCTCATGAGCCAAAAAGATCTTAGTGGAAG ATACGGTCTCAAACTTGCAAACAAATGTTGTTTCGATTACTATGTTCCAAAATCTGTACTAAGAGAAGTAGGAACAATGGCTTCTTATAATCAAAGTGCAGAAGACTGGCTCTTTGTTTTTGATAATACGTAA